A genome region from Heptranchias perlo isolate sHepPer1 chromosome 32, sHepPer1.hap1, whole genome shotgun sequence includes the following:
- the mrto4 gene encoding mRNA turnover protein 4 homolog translates to MPRSRRDKRVSLTKTTKKGLEVKQNLIQELRKCVDIYKYLFVFSIENMRNNKLKDMRSAWKHSRFFFGKNKVMAVALGREPADEYKDGLHKVSKQLQGEVGLLFTSRTKAKVIEWFNQFTESDFARSGNTATMAVTLDAGPLPQFTHTMEPQLRQLGLPTALKKGVVTLLSDHDVCKEGDALTPEQARLLKLFGIEMAEFKVTMNCMWCSKTGAFEQLSAIDLSGKSSDGAELEDEQE, encoded by the exons ATGCCCCGCTCCCGGAGAGACAAGCGGG TTTCTTTGACTAAAACAACGAAGAAAGGATTAGAAGTGAAACAGAATCTgatccaggag ttacGAAAATGTGTGGACATCTACAAGTATCTGTTTGTCTTTTCTATTGAGAACATGAGGAACAACAAACTTAAGGACATGAGGAGTGCCTGGAAACATAGCCG GTTTTTCTTCGGTAAAAACAAAGTGATGGCGGTGGCCCTGGGAAGGGAGCCAGCGGATGAGTACAAAGATGGTCTGCACAAG GTCAGTAAACAGTTACAAGGTGAAGTTGGTCTTCTGTTCACTAGTCGCACAAAGGCGAAGGTGATTGA GTGGTTTAATCAGTTCACGGAATCTGATTTTGCTCGGTCTGGGAACACAGCCACAATGGCCGTTACACTCGATGCGGGGCCGTTGCCACAGTTCACGCACACCATGGAGCCACAGCTTCGGCAGCTCGGATTACCCACTGCACTGAAGAAAG GTGTTGTGACACTGTTGTCTGATCATGACGTGTGTAAAGAAGGTGACGCACTGACCCCCGAACAAGCACGTCTATTG AAACTGTTTGGTATTGAAATGGCCGAGTTCAAAGTGACAATGAACTGTATGTGGTGCTCGAAGACCGGTGCCTTTGAGCAACTATCAGCGATTGATCTTAGTGGAAAAAGCAGCGACGGGGCGGAGTTGGAAGATGAGCAGGAGTGA